Proteins from one Shewanella pealeana ATCC 700345 genomic window:
- a CDS encoding OmcA/MtrC family decaheme c-type cytochrome, producing the protein MMMNQNKIKYAVKSAIGLSMLSVALVGCGSDGKDGEDGENGNIGVDIQQATSLQANILHATVTDGIVAVDFKLENANGVVVSGLESFDDINTLGFGIAKLDALQKRDMHALGQPVTPEQFKGVKPTQWTSYINTVKSANLEHIPEGYNHLAGDQIQANIETSCKTECIEVLEHGTYRYTFSKALSEYEQIEAVNTEFNAELTHRVTLELKPTSTFSAATLINTHYDFVPALDRASEADETRNLVDLQESCIRCHSDDYDSAASKLMMHGSKRIEIENCVVCHTSYSGDPETGATIDFGSMLHRIHDGTYLMAGYGGSVHDYTGTTFPTDMGNCQTCHINENHSPAQAENFQFHRQEACASCHMADFNPVNNAEWLTPPGESKDRGFVGNYFHYYATPELDGVEGADVRGVFENQSCSSCHADDSNPQGAAIFHMAKANETIDVREQYAYELSNGVFDAEAGTLEFTLTWDREQPPHEDSAINAFWINIQAFDGIELVMGPRPDNGPLGRSESRISMNLTGLESNENLAAIIEGSSITYTISGITSDSIHTQISDLGQGFIDGKLMVCAQGSERVPAPTATIDCERLESDPYNFELAVKGNKASFSVDGSSINMRPIVASEEKCAACHGEQADFSISHIAKYADRAPDNSCGTCHSAEPNTAVNLADGSCVACHNGTGAPGHKYYDFSQGFDFKVMIHGIHSDNRAKYTSGNGRDKTQGDITYPTDAADCAACHDQGQLTLANLADTPPTLSKDGTYSPTVAACASCHAPTAEGNSAVISHFESNGGVYQGSEGSYQLGSESCATCHAEGKSFGVDKVHPTNYK; encoded by the coding sequence ATGATGATGAATCAAAATAAAATTAAATATGCTGTCAAATCAGCCATTGGCCTAAGTATGCTCTCAGTAGCACTTGTGGGTTGTGGCAGTGACGGCAAAGATGGTGAAGACGGTGAGAATGGCAATATAGGTGTCGATATCCAACAAGCCACTAGCTTGCAAGCCAATATCCTCCATGCCACAGTGACCGACGGTATTGTTGCGGTTGACTTTAAACTGGAAAATGCCAACGGCGTAGTGGTATCTGGCTTAGAGTCATTCGATGACATTAACACTTTAGGTTTTGGTATCGCTAAGCTTGATGCACTGCAAAAGCGTGACATGCATGCTTTAGGGCAGCCTGTTACGCCTGAACAGTTTAAAGGAGTAAAACCCACTCAATGGACTAGCTATATTAACACGGTGAAGAGTGCCAACTTAGAGCACATTCCAGAGGGTTACAACCATCTTGCGGGCGACCAAATCCAAGCCAACATTGAGACCAGCTGTAAAACAGAATGTATTGAGGTGCTAGAGCATGGCACTTACCGCTATACCTTTTCAAAAGCACTTTCAGAATATGAGCAGATAGAAGCAGTCAATACAGAGTTTAATGCAGAGCTCACACACCGTGTCACATTAGAGCTTAAACCAACAAGTACATTTAGCGCTGCCACTTTGATTAACACTCATTATGATTTTGTGCCTGCACTCGATCGTGCTTCCGAAGCTGATGAAACTCGTAACCTTGTAGATCTACAAGAGTCATGTATCCGCTGCCATAGCGATGACTATGATTCTGCAGCATCAAAACTGATGATGCATGGCAGCAAACGCATTGAAATTGAGAACTGCGTAGTCTGTCATACCTCCTATTCTGGCGATCCTGAAACTGGCGCGACCATTGACTTTGGCTCAATGCTGCATCGCATCCATGACGGCACTTACCTCATGGCAGGATACGGCGGTAGTGTACATGATTACACTGGCACCACTTTCCCAACCGATATGGGTAATTGCCAGACCTGCCATATCAATGAGAACCACTCTCCAGCGCAAGCTGAAAACTTCCAGTTCCATCGCCAAGAAGCCTGTGCATCTTGTCATATGGCCGACTTCAATCCGGTCAATAATGCCGAGTGGCTCACTCCACCAGGAGAAAGCAAAGATCGCGGCTTTGTCGGTAACTACTTTCACTACTATGCAACACCAGAGCTCGATGGTGTAGAAGGTGCAGATGTTCGTGGCGTGTTTGAAAATCAGTCTTGCTCAAGCTGCCATGCCGACGATAGTAATCCGCAAGGCGCGGCTATATTCCATATGGCTAAAGCCAATGAGACTATAGATGTTCGTGAGCAATATGCTTACGAGTTGAGTAATGGTGTATTCGATGCTGAAGCAGGCACACTTGAGTTTACGCTAACTTGGGATCGCGAGCAGCCTCCACATGAAGACAGCGCTATCAATGCTTTCTGGATCAACATTCAGGCTTTCGATGGTATTGAACTTGTTATGGGTCCTAGACCTGACAACGGGCCTTTGGGACGTTCAGAGTCAAGAATATCAATGAATCTGACTGGATTAGAGAGCAATGAAAACTTAGCAGCAATTATTGAAGGAAGCTCTATAACCTACACGATCAGCGGGATTACTTCAGATAGTATACACACTCAAATATCTGATTTAGGTCAGGGATTCATTGATGGCAAGTTGATGGTCTGCGCACAAGGCAGCGAAAGAGTTCCAGCTCCTACAGCAACGATTGATTGCGAACGCTTAGAAAGCGATCCATACAATTTTGAACTTGCAGTAAAAGGTAACAAAGCTTCTTTCTCTGTAGATGGTAGCAGTATCAATATGCGCCCCATTGTTGCCTCAGAAGAAAAATGCGCAGCCTGTCATGGTGAGCAAGCTGACTTCTCTATTTCACATATTGCAAAATATGCTGATCGCGCACCAGACAATAGCTGTGGTACTTGTCACTCGGCAGAGCCTAACACTGCAGTTAACTTAGCTGATGGTAGCTGCGTAGCCTGTCACAACGGAACTGGCGCTCCAGGCCACAAATACTATGATTTCAGCCAAGGCTTTGACTTCAAGGTTATGATCCACGGTATTCATTCAGACAATCGTGCTAAATACACTTCAGGTAATGGACGAGATAAAACTCAAGGTGATATCACCTATCCTACAGATGCAGCAGACTGTGCAGCCTGTCATGATCAAGGGCAGTTAACATTAGCTAACCTAGCTGATACTCCTCCAACGCTTTCTAAGGATGGGACTTACTCTCCAACTGTAGCCGCTTGTGCTTCTTGTCACGCACCAACTGCTGAAGGAAATAGTGCAGTCATCAGCCACTTCGAATCAAATGGCGGTGTATATCAAGGTAGTGAAGGCAGTTACCAGTTAGGCAGTGAAAGCTGCGCAACTTGTCACGCTGAAGGGAAATCTTTCGGGGTAGACAAGGTGCACCCGACTAACTACAAATAA
- a CDS encoding OmcA/MtrC family decaheme c-type cytochrome: protein MMNKFNLSAASKALLTAGVLSLAVTGCGSDGKDGNDGNDGVIGVSIDNAKSINAIMTDATVDAGTVTVDFKLENDNGVAIIDLDLAKEGLELNFGIAQLSQITELMGETEVDRGFQWQAYINSEKTPNPDYAPEDDSNIKPSNQFQANVESAASSCETCFVDNGDGSYSYTFKQNIADVTTPVTVAFNAENTQRATLELELERGSQKIAANAHFDWQPSTGMTDGIQTRNVVAIETCYTCHQPESLAFHGGKRIDLENCASCHTATSGDPETGNSIDFTYMIHAIHKGSDRMISTAEGMVPAPYKVIGYKGGVHDYGDVKYPQNPAADCAACHVEGESAPADADLFTADLSNTACIGCHTEKPSQMHSSTNCMSCHVEGGYARSGEEAHGDATKRYKESQGYSAKFTDVKVTDGVLTFDVQILNEKDEPVAREFIANPSSHTKSSVYFSWDIEKDYPAYTDSTKYSSRNFALTYVKDYNADTKTFSVNSSVDNPKLVLPEELNGKSVELYAAVATCFKDGGYGRPLVEPIACKYDETNPDSPKLLTSHAYIQDEPLRFTWNGTDTTKAAKERREIIDSAKCMGCHNQEIVHFDNGVNCQACHTPDKGLNKWGGNVPTSFAYKAHKADGHYLKGSGTILKSDCSTCHTADGIKLGRAADRVWQDVNAEGEAVWASSDAGACLTCHRPTDPWFKESTRAHIESFGGVLDADSADKAKPASVDNLAGLANESCSTCHSPEQVMQAHGH, encoded by the coding sequence ATGATGAACAAATTTAATCTAAGCGCTGCTTCAAAAGCATTGCTTACAGCCGGAGTGCTATCTTTAGCAGTCACAGGTTGTGGTAGCGATGGCAAAGATGGTAACGATGGTAACGATGGTGTTATCGGCGTAAGCATCGATAATGCGAAAAGTATCAACGCAATTATGACTGACGCGACAGTTGATGCGGGTACCGTAACTGTTGATTTCAAACTTGAGAATGACAATGGTGTAGCTATTATTGATTTAGATTTAGCTAAAGAAGGTCTTGAACTCAACTTTGGCATCGCCCAGTTATCTCAAATCACAGAATTGATGGGTGAAACTGAAGTTGATAGAGGTTTCCAGTGGCAAGCTTATATCAATTCAGAGAAGACTCCGAATCCTGACTACGCTCCAGAAGATGATTCAAACATCAAACCATCTAATCAATTTCAAGCGAATGTAGAAAGTGCTGCTTCAAGTTGTGAAACTTGCTTCGTTGATAACGGTGACGGCTCTTACAGCTACACGTTTAAGCAAAATATCGCCGATGTAACCACACCTGTAACTGTGGCTTTCAACGCCGAAAACACACAGCGTGCAACACTTGAGCTTGAGCTTGAACGTGGTAGCCAGAAAATTGCTGCAAATGCACACTTCGATTGGCAGCCATCTACAGGTATGACAGATGGCATTCAAACTCGTAACGTGGTTGCAATTGAAACCTGTTACACATGTCACCAACCAGAAAGCCTTGCTTTCCATGGTGGTAAGCGCATCGACCTAGAAAACTGTGCCTCTTGTCATACAGCGACTTCAGGTGATCCAGAGACGGGCAACAGCATCGACTTTACCTACATGATCCATGCGATTCATAAAGGTAGTGACAGAATGATCAGCACAGCTGAAGGCATGGTTCCAGCGCCTTACAAAGTCATTGGCTACAAAGGTGGTGTACACGATTACGGTGATGTTAAATACCCACAAAACCCTGCAGCTGATTGTGCAGCGTGTCACGTTGAAGGCGAAAGTGCACCTGCTGACGCAGACCTATTTACAGCTGACTTGAGCAACACAGCTTGTATCGGTTGTCACACCGAAAAACCTTCTCAAATGCACTCAAGCACAAACTGTATGTCTTGTCACGTTGAAGGCGGCTACGCTAGAAGTGGCGAAGAAGCTCATGGCGATGCAACCAAGCGTTACAAAGAAAGCCAAGGCTATTCAGCTAAATTTACCGATGTTAAAGTAACAGACGGTGTACTGACTTTCGATGTGCAAATTCTTAACGAAAAAGATGAGCCGGTAGCTAGAGAGTTTATCGCCAACCCAAGCTCACACACGAAATCTAGCGTCTACTTCTCTTGGGATATTGAAAAGGACTACCCTGCTTACACCGATAGTACTAAATACAGTTCAAGAAACTTTGCTCTAACCTATGTCAAAGATTATAACGCTGACACTAAAACGTTCAGCGTCAATAGTTCAGTTGACAATCCTAAGTTAGTTCTTCCTGAAGAGCTAAATGGTAAGAGTGTTGAACTATATGCAGCTGTAGCCACTTGCTTCAAAGATGGCGGTTACGGTCGTCCATTGGTTGAGCCTATCGCATGTAAATATGATGAAACGAACCCAGATAGCCCTAAGTTGTTAACATCTCACGCCTATATTCAAGATGAGCCATTACGCTTCACTTGGAATGGTACTGACACAACTAAAGCCGCTAAAGAACGTCGTGAAATCATCGATAGCGCTAAGTGTATGGGTTGCCACAATCAAGAGATCGTGCACTTTGACAACGGTGTAAATTGCCAGGCGTGCCATACTCCTGACAAAGGTTTAAATAAATGGGGTGGTAATGTACCAACAAGCTTTGCCTATAAAGCGCATAAAGCTGACGGTCACTACCTGAAAGGTTCTGGCACGATTCTGAAGTCTGACTGTTCTACATGTCATACGGCAGATGGCATCAAGTTAGGACGCGCAGCAGACCGCGTTTGGCAAGATGTTAACGCTGAAGGCGAAGCAGTTTGGGCTTCATCAGACGCTGGTGCATGTTTAACTTGTCACCGTCCAACCGATCCTTGGTTTAAAGAGTCTACTCGTGCTCACATCGAAAGCTTCGGTGGTGTACTAGATGCTGACAGCGCAGATAAAGCAAAACCTGCATCAGTAGACAATCTGGCTGGTCTTGCAAATGAAAGCTGCTCGACTTGTCACTCTCCAGAACAAGTAATGCAAGCACACGGTCACTAG
- a CDS encoding OmcA/MtrC family decaheme c-type cytochrome: MERKIMDKKIKHLKLSLIAITASALLFGCSDGNDGADGKDGVVGVDIDSTSSIQAQFTEASVTDGLVTVNFNLENANGVAVLGLDKDNDLRFGIAQLAKVSETIDEVEYDRGYQWQAYNNALKEPGTPPDDSSDLNPSPQYQADVEAASACEDCLVDNGDGSYSYTFQQNIANVTEPLAITYGEDNTHRVTMELKLPQATANAHHDWQPSTGAITDIQIRNVVSIETCYTCHQPESLELHGGRRIALENCASCHTSTSGDPESGNSVDFTYMIHAIHKGQDRETSTADGMVPAPYKIVGYGGSVHDYGKVMFPQKPAANCASCHVEGEGAPANADLFKADLSNTACVSCHTEKPSQTHSSTNCVSCHNSTDTYRGTGSAEKRHGDLLKAYTEAEAMGVMFSNIGLDTSGKLKFDVQIQDSSGEAVGSEFIETGTRVIVAWDTDKDFPAYADASYSNRRFKLEDGTYDSAAKTFTIIASTFDMPSDADGKTFELWSTVEVCFNSGGYLVESIQMTECSDKTRSVAVKEAPYHFVWSGSGVDDTMQAAMRRSIIDAAKCQSCHNQENYHYNNGYNCQTCHTSDKTTKTDDSYPGGKKPTSYAFKAHEADGHYLKYAGVQSGTVLKTDCSTCHTTDGIQLGRASDRVWRYGDTTTGTDIWVSSDAGACLSCHQKYLSDSGANHIVANGGILDGMSAADVNTRSAEACSTCHNPAQLMELHGN; the protein is encoded by the coding sequence ATGGAACGCAAAATTATGGATAAGAAAATTAAACACTTAAAACTGAGTTTAATTGCGATCACCGCTTCAGCCCTGCTTTTTGGTTGTAGCGATGGCAATGACGGCGCTGATGGTAAAGATGGTGTCGTTGGCGTTGATATTGATTCAACCTCCAGCATTCAGGCGCAGTTTACCGAAGCCAGCGTGACAGACGGTTTGGTCACGGTTAACTTTAACCTTGAAAACGCAAATGGCGTTGCTGTATTAGGCCTAGATAAAGACAATGACTTGCGCTTTGGCATCGCCCAACTCGCTAAAGTCAGCGAGACCATCGATGAAGTCGAATACGACCGAGGTTATCAATGGCAAGCCTACAATAATGCCCTTAAAGAGCCTGGCACCCCGCCGGATGACAGCAGCGACCTTAATCCTTCTCCACAATATCAAGCCGATGTTGAGGCTGCGAGCGCCTGTGAAGACTGCTTAGTAGATAATGGCGATGGTAGCTATTCTTATACTTTCCAGCAGAACATCGCTAATGTGACAGAGCCGCTGGCAATCACCTATGGCGAAGACAATACCCATAGGGTAACGATGGAATTGAAGTTGCCACAAGCCACGGCAAACGCCCACCATGATTGGCAGCCATCAACAGGTGCAATCACAGATATTCAAATCCGTAACGTGGTAAGCATAGAAACCTGTTACACCTGCCATCAACCAGAAAGCCTTGAGCTTCATGGCGGTCGGCGTATCGCGCTTGAGAACTGTGCTAGCTGTCATACCTCAACTTCTGGCGATCCTGAAAGTGGCAACAGCGTCGATTTTACTTACATGATCCACGCCATCCATAAAGGCCAAGACAGAGAAACCAGTACTGCCGATGGCATGGTGCCAGCACCGTACAAAATAGTTGGTTACGGCGGCAGCGTGCATGATTATGGCAAGGTGATGTTCCCTCAAAAGCCTGCTGCTAATTGCGCCTCTTGTCACGTTGAAGGTGAAGGCGCTCCCGCGAATGCCGATCTATTCAAAGCCGACCTCAGTAATACGGCTTGCGTAAGTTGCCACACAGAGAAGCCATCTCAAACTCACAGCAGTACTAACTGTGTATCTTGCCATAACTCAACCGATACCTATCGCGGCACAGGCAGCGCTGAGAAACGTCACGGCGACTTATTAAAAGCCTACACTGAAGCTGAAGCCATGGGGGTTATGTTTAGCAATATAGGCTTAGATACTAGCGGTAAACTGAAGTTTGATGTGCAAATCCAAGACAGCAGTGGCGAAGCTGTTGGCTCTGAGTTTATCGAAACGGGCACCCGCGTCATAGTGGCATGGGACACAGATAAAGACTTCCCAGCTTATGCTGACGCGTCGTACTCAAACCGCCGCTTCAAGCTTGAAGACGGCACATACGACAGCGCCGCTAAGACCTTCACTATTATTGCAAGCACATTCGATATGCCAAGCGATGCTGACGGCAAGACCTTTGAGCTTTGGTCTACGGTTGAAGTTTGCTTCAATAGCGGCGGATATTTAGTTGAATCGATCCAAATGACAGAGTGCTCAGACAAGACCCGCTCAGTTGCCGTAAAAGAAGCACCCTACCACTTTGTTTGGTCAGGCTCAGGTGTTGATGACACCATGCAAGCCGCGATGCGCCGCTCAATTATCGACGCAGCTAAGTGCCAGAGCTGTCACAATCAAGAGAACTATCATTACAACAATGGTTATAACTGTCAGACCTGCCACACTTCTGATAAAACAACCAAAACCGATGATAGTTACCCGGGCGGTAAAAAACCAACCAGCTATGCATTTAAAGCCCACGAAGCCGATGGTCACTACCTAAAATATGCTGGGGTTCAATCGGGGACGGTACTTAAAACTGATTGCTCAACCTGTCACACCACAGACGGCATTCAGTTAGGCCGAGCGAGTGATAGAGTGTGGCGCTATGGTGATACAACCACCGGGACCGATATTTGGGTCTCTTCCGATGCAGGCGCTTGTCTAAGTTGCCACCAAAAGTACTTAAGTGACTCAGGTGCAAACCATATTGTCGCCAACGGTGGTATTCTCGATGGCATGAGTGCAGCAGATGTGAATACTCGCTCCGCTGAAGCCTGCTCGACCTGTCATAATCCAGCGCAGTTAATGGAACTCCACGGCAACTAA